In Massilia violaceinigra, one DNA window encodes the following:
- a CDS encoding NAD(P)/FAD-dependent oxidoreductase, which produces MRGYDAIVVGAGIVGAACALALREQGMTVALVDAATPGSGVTAAGMGHLVALDESSDELALCLMSLRLWDAFMHDHPGVGEPSRCGTLWVAEDEHQLAEAHTRAARLSAQGWHAEALSGDEVARLEPALRQGLCGGVRVRGDSVVYPPAVAQFLSEQFTRAGGELHLGRRVCKAGQGGLTLDDGTRLSAQAVVVAAGVQCARLMPELPIFARKGHLAITDRYPGRLAHQIVSMNYGQSAAGDDALAVAANVQPRPTGQWLVGSCRQDRRTDSAIEPPVLAAVLRSAIGLLPCLADMNIVRAWTGMRPASPDGRPLIGAHPGRAGTWLACGHEGLGATTAFATARLLTDQIIGRASQIDATPYAPARFAALAEVSDGD; this is translated from the coding sequence GTGCGGGGGTACGATGCGATCGTGGTGGGCGCCGGCATTGTCGGCGCGGCCTGCGCGCTGGCGCTGCGCGAACAGGGCATGACGGTGGCACTGGTCGATGCGGCCACGCCGGGTTCGGGCGTCACGGCCGCCGGCATGGGGCATCTGGTGGCGCTGGACGAGAGCAGCGACGAGCTGGCCCTGTGCCTGATGTCGCTGCGGCTGTGGGACGCCTTCATGCACGACCATCCGGGTGTGGGCGAGCCCTCGCGCTGCGGTACCTTGTGGGTGGCCGAGGACGAGCATCAGCTGGCCGAGGCGCACACGCGCGCCGCGCGCCTGTCGGCGCAGGGGTGGCACGCCGAAGCGCTCAGTGGCGACGAGGTCGCGCGGCTTGAACCGGCGCTGCGCCAAGGCTTGTGCGGCGGCGTGCGCGTGCGCGGCGACAGCGTGGTGTATCCCCCGGCGGTGGCGCAGTTCCTCAGCGAGCAGTTCACGCGCGCCGGCGGCGAGCTGCATCTTGGCCGGCGCGTATGCAAGGCCGGCCAGGGCGGCTTGACGCTCGACGATGGCACGCGCCTGAGCGCGCAGGCGGTGGTGGTGGCGGCCGGCGTGCAGTGCGCGCGCCTGATGCCCGAGCTGCCGATTTTCGCGCGCAAGGGACACCTGGCGATCACCGACCGCTATCCCGGCCGCCTGGCGCACCAGATCGTGAGCATGAATTATGGCCAGAGCGCCGCCGGCGACGATGCGCTGGCGGTTGCGGCCAACGTGCAGCCGCGCCCCACCGGGCAGTGGCTGGTGGGGTCGTGCCGCCAGGATAGGCGCACCGACAGCGCCATCGAACCGCCGGTGCTGGCGGCCGTGCTGCGCAGCGCAATCGGTTTGCTGCCCTGCCTGGCCGACATGAACATCGTGCGTGCCTGGACCGGCATGCGGCCGGCGTCGCCCGATGGCCGTCCCCTGATTGGCGCCCATCCCGGGCGGGCAGGCACCTGGCTGGCCTGCGGCCACGAAGGCCTGGGCGCGACCACCGCGTTCGCCACCGCGCGCCTGCTGACCGACCAGATCATCGGGCGCGCGAGCCAGATCGATGCGACGCCGTACGCGCCGGCGCGTTTCGCGGCATTGGCAGAGGTCAGCGATGGCGACTGA
- a CDS encoding 2Fe-2S iron-sulfur cluster-binding protein, with protein sequence MATEDILVQVDGRPVAVAEGASVIAALVLADSLCTRRSVGGEARFAFCGMGYCQECRVSIDGRPHRLACQSACRPGMVIVTGAGSGT encoded by the coding sequence ATGGCGACTGAGGACATTCTTGTGCAGGTCGATGGCCGGCCGGTCGCCGTGGCGGAAGGCGCGAGCGTGATTGCGGCGCTGGTGCTGGCCGATTCGCTGTGCACGCGCCGCTCGGTCGGCGGCGAGGCGCGCTTTGCGTTCTGCGGCATGGGCTATTGCCAGGAGTGCCGGGTCAGCATCGATGGCCGGCCGCACCGGCTGGCGTGCCAGAGTGCGTGCCGCCCCGGCATGGTCATCGTCACGGGCGCGGGGAGCGGGACATGA
- a CDS encoding NAD(P)/FAD-dependent oxidoreductase — protein MSAPVIVLGAGPAGLAAAEAASASGQSVLLIDENSAPGGQIWRGGPQRWRDERASRLWEALRARAHVTMLGGARVVAPAGPRALLLEAADGALTQPWEKVIVCSGARELLLPFPGWTLPGVTGAGGLQALIKGGMPVAGKRVVVAGTGPLLLAVAATVREHGGEVVALVEHRGSGDLARFAAKLALSHHGKLLQSLQLAARLRGVPYLRGASVLAAEGSGRIERVLLRQRGREKAIDCDFLACGFGLTPSLELAALFGCAVEQGRVGVDGAQRTSVQGVWAAGESTGIGGVDKALAEGRIAGLDVVGGAPNASDLRARGTAQAFSALLAQSFAPLPSLRAMCTGSTIVCRCEDVLAADLAPHTGWRSAKLQTRAGMGPCQGRVCGTACTFLYGWEAPGLRQPVFPASAATLALPQTLRVDTVARAHPESPQQQTN, from the coding sequence ATGAGCGCTCCGGTGATCGTGCTCGGTGCCGGTCCGGCAGGGCTGGCGGCGGCGGAGGCGGCGTCGGCCTCGGGCCAGAGCGTGCTGCTGATCGATGAGAACAGTGCGCCGGGTGGCCAGATATGGCGTGGCGGCCCGCAGCGCTGGCGCGACGAGCGCGCCAGCCGGTTGTGGGAAGCACTGCGTGCGCGAGCGCACGTGACCATGCTGGGCGGGGCGCGCGTGGTGGCGCCGGCCGGCCCGCGCGCGCTACTGCTGGAAGCTGCCGACGGCGCGCTCACCCAGCCATGGGAAAAGGTTATCGTGTGCAGCGGCGCGCGCGAATTGCTGCTGCCGTTCCCGGGCTGGACGCTGCCCGGCGTGACCGGCGCGGGCGGCCTGCAGGCGCTGATCAAGGGTGGCATGCCGGTGGCGGGCAAGCGTGTGGTGGTGGCCGGTACCGGACCGCTGCTGCTGGCGGTGGCGGCGACTGTCCGCGAGCATGGCGGGGAAGTAGTGGCGCTCGTTGAACATCGCGGCAGCGGCGATCTTGCGCGCTTCGCGGCGAAGCTGGCGCTGTCGCACCACGGAAAACTGCTGCAATCGCTGCAGCTGGCGGCGCGCTTGCGCGGTGTGCCGTATCTGCGCGGCGCCAGCGTGCTGGCCGCCGAAGGAAGCGGGCGTATCGAACGCGTGCTGCTGCGTCAACGCGGGCGCGAGAAGGCAATCGATTGCGATTTTCTGGCGTGCGGCTTCGGCCTGACGCCATCGCTGGAACTGGCCGCGTTGTTCGGCTGCGCGGTGGAGCAGGGCAGGGTCGGTGTCGATGGCGCGCAGCGCACCAGCGTGCAGGGCGTGTGGGCGGCGGGGGAGTCGACCGGCATTGGGGGCGTGGACAAGGCGCTGGCCGAAGGGCGCATCGCGGGACTTGATGTGGTCGGCGGTGCGCCGAACGCCAGCGACCTGCGCGCGCGAGGCACGGCGCAGGCGTTCAGCGCGCTGCTGGCGCAATCGTTTGCGCCCTTGCCGTCGCTGCGTGCGATGTGCACCGGCTCGACCATCGTCTGCCGCTGCGAGGATGTGCTGGCGGCCGACCTGGCGCCACACACAGGCTGGCGCAGCGCCAAGCTGCAAACGCGCGCGGGCATGGGGCCTTGCCAGGGCAGGGTATGCGGGACGGCCTGCACGTTCTTGTACGGGTGGGAGGCGCCGGGCTTGCGCCAGCCGGTGTTCCCAGCCAGCGCCGCCACGCTGGCGCTGCCCCAAACGCTAAGGGTGGACACGGTCGCCCGTGCCCACCCCGAATCACCGCAACAGCAGACTAATTAA
- a CDS encoding KGG domain-containing protein: MATNNQGNKQSGSPGSKGTSNRGFASMDPERQREIASEGGKAAHQKGTAHEFTSEEARRAGSMSHGNRQSEQGGTRAGTDKADSGNKQSAGGGSKAGSDKPR, encoded by the coding sequence ATGGCTACAAACAACCAAGGCAACAAGCAAAGCGGCAGTCCGGGGAGCAAGGGCACCAGCAACCGCGGGTTTGCATCGATGGATCCCGAGCGCCAGCGCGAAATCGCCAGCGAAGGCGGCAAGGCCGCGCATCAGAAGGGCACGGCGCACGAATTCACGTCCGAAGAGGCGCGCCGCGCGGGCAGCATGAGCCACGGCAACCGCCAGTCGGAGCAGGGCGGCACCCGTGCCGGGACCGATAAGGCTGACAGCGGCAACAAGCAGAGCGCGGGCGGCGGCAGCAAGGCAGGCAGCGACAAGCCACGCTGA
- a CDS encoding M14 family metallopeptidase, which produces MPIKISQHFDSGAIDVVQADQASQIDLNLRPDSHADIHQWFHFRLQGARGQACTIRFLNAGQATYAAGFEGYQVAASYDTENWFRVPTAFDGQVMTVTHTPELDSVYYAYFEPYSWERHLRLLGEVAENPIARVHDIGSTVDGRDMNMVVIGNPAAEKKIWVIARQHPGETMAEWFIEGMMDALLDNASPISRKLLQRAVFYIIPNMNPDGSVRGNLRTNAAGANLNREWMTPTLERSPEVLCVKQKIHEVGCDMFFDIHGDEALPYNFVAGNEMLNDFTPERAALQKSFIDNYIAASPDFQNVYGYAASKYKEDMLTLASKYIGHTFKCLSLTLEMPFKDNADLPDSYTGWNGARSSELGKAILQPILKALG; this is translated from the coding sequence ATGCCCATTAAAATCAGCCAGCATTTCGATTCCGGCGCCATTGACGTCGTGCAAGCCGATCAAGCCAGCCAGATCGACCTGAACCTGCGCCCGGACTCGCACGCCGACATCCACCAGTGGTTCCACTTCCGCCTGCAGGGCGCGCGCGGGCAGGCATGCACGATCCGCTTCCTGAACGCCGGCCAGGCGACCTACGCCGCCGGATTCGAGGGCTACCAGGTAGCCGCCAGCTACGATACCGAAAACTGGTTCCGCGTGCCGACGGCCTTCGACGGCCAGGTCATGACCGTGACCCACACGCCCGAGCTCGACAGCGTGTATTACGCTTATTTTGAACCGTACTCGTGGGAACGCCACCTGCGCCTGCTGGGCGAAGTGGCGGAGAACCCGATTGCGCGCGTGCATGATATCGGCAGCACCGTCGATGGCCGCGATATGAACATGGTAGTGATCGGCAACCCTGCTGCCGAGAAGAAAATCTGGGTCATCGCGCGCCAGCATCCGGGCGAAACGATGGCTGAATGGTTTATCGAAGGCATGATGGATGCGCTGCTCGACAACGCCAGCCCGATCTCGCGCAAGTTATTGCAGCGCGCGGTGTTCTACATCATTCCAAACATGAATCCGGACGGCTCCGTGCGCGGCAATTTGCGCACCAACGCGGCCGGCGCCAACCTGAATCGCGAGTGGATGACGCCGACGCTGGAACGCAGCCCGGAAGTGCTGTGCGTGAAGCAAAAGATCCACGAAGTCGGCTGCGATATGTTCTTCGACATCCATGGCGATGAAGCGCTGCCGTACAACTTTGTGGCCGGCAATGAAATGCTCAACGATTTCACGCCGGAGCGCGCCGCGCTGCAGAAGTCCTTCATCGACAATTACATCGCGGCCAGCCCCGACTTCCAGAACGTGTACGGCTATGCGGCCAGCAAGTACAAGGAAGACATGCTGACGCTGGCGTCGAAGTATATCGGGCATACCTTCAAGTGCTTGTCGCTGACCTTGGAAATGCCGTTCAAGGACAATGCCGATCTGCCTGATTCGTACACCGGCTGGAATGGTGCGCGCAGCAGCGAGCTGGGCAAGGCGATCCTGCAACCGATTCTCAAGGCGCTGGGCTGA
- a CDS encoding CYTH domain-containing protein produces the protein MGVEIERKFLLVGDAWRELGEPVLLRQGYLSTNPDRTVRVRIEGDGASMTIKGRSEGATRGEWEYPIPLADANELLDRLCEQPIIEKYRRRITFAGNVWEVDEFLGANAGLMFAEIELASEGQQFEKPDWIGEEVTHDRRYFNSSLIALPYSAW, from the coding sequence ATGGGCGTCGAAATCGAGCGCAAGTTCTTGCTTGTCGGCGACGCCTGGCGCGAGCTTGGCGAGCCGGTGCTGCTGCGCCAGGGTTATCTGTCCACCAATCCGGACCGCACTGTGCGGGTGCGCATCGAGGGCGACGGGGCCAGCATGACCATCAAGGGGCGCAGCGAAGGCGCCACGCGTGGCGAGTGGGAATATCCCATTCCGCTGGCGGACGCAAATGAACTGCTGGACCGCTTGTGCGAACAGCCGATTATTGAAAAATACCGGCGCCGGATTACGTTCGCGGGCAATGTGTGGGAGGTCGATGAATTCCTGGGCGCGAATGCGGGTTTGATGTTTGCGGAAATCGAACTGGCGTCGGAAGGCCAGCAGTTCGAAAAGCCGGACTGGATTGGCGAGGAAGTCACGCACGACCGCCGGTATTTTAATTCGAGCCTGATTGCGTTGCCGTATTCGGCGTGGTAG
- a CDS encoding DUF2177 family protein: MRKLLIPYLILIAGMVLLDVLWLGFIAKSIYANGIGHLMAAEPRFGPAIAFYLLYAVGLMFFALAPHGPRRTMRTTLTAAALFGTVAYATYDLSNLATLRDWPLSVALIDIAWGCVASTLSVMAAKLCMDRFDPAPASV, translated from the coding sequence ATGCGCAAACTGCTGATTCCCTACCTCATTCTCATTGCCGGGATGGTTCTTCTGGATGTGCTGTGGCTCGGTTTTATCGCCAAATCGATCTACGCCAACGGCATCGGCCACCTCATGGCTGCAGAGCCGCGCTTCGGGCCGGCAATCGCCTTTTACCTGCTGTATGCGGTCGGCCTGATGTTCTTCGCCCTCGCCCCACACGGCCCGCGCCGCACCATGCGCACCACCCTCACTGCGGCAGCCCTGTTCGGCACGGTTGCCTATGCCACCTACGACCTGTCCAACCTGGCGACCCTGCGCGACTGGCCTCTCAGCGTGGCCTTGATCGACATCGCCTGGGGCTGCGTCGCCAGCACGCTATCCGTGATGGCCGCCAAACTATGCATGGACCGGTTCGACCCAGCCCCTGCTAGCGTTTAA
- a CDS encoding helix-turn-helix domain-containing protein has translation MIPQADVIKAFNDPKARMDFADPSGMCSFSLSNGGSMTATVQKRPKASEAKAIYDSYKATTFAALKRNSSTPAIGQEAYFGMSAKDANPGEAGFISLQGDSLFVISYRANGKIDDNVAESVLTLGRIGSGKKDNAAQSYGECEWFTPAEVTTLLGKGKPTVQRLAANHCIASANPGGSALVGMTSKHGTKESLGNIMASSTKICTVVQLPQLGANAHASFACKAPANTAMSINFVKNGTHVMMIYTPPNRAAVESDIKALEVVTKRAFDRF, from the coding sequence ATGATCCCCCAGGCAGACGTCATCAAGGCCTTCAACGATCCCAAGGCCCGCATGGATTTCGCCGACCCGTCCGGCATGTGCTCCTTTTCGCTGAGCAATGGCGGCAGCATGACCGCCACCGTTCAAAAGCGCCCGAAAGCGTCGGAAGCCAAAGCCATTTATGACAGCTACAAGGCCACCACCTTCGCTGCCCTGAAACGCAATTCCAGCACCCCTGCCATCGGCCAGGAAGCGTATTTCGGCATGAGCGCAAAGGATGCCAACCCCGGCGAAGCGGGCTTCATCTCCCTGCAAGGCGATTCCCTCTTTGTGATCAGTTACCGTGCCAACGGCAAGATCGATGACAACGTCGCAGAGTCCGTCCTCACCCTCGGCCGCATCGGCAGCGGCAAAAAGGATAACGCGGCGCAATCTTACGGCGAATGCGAATGGTTCACCCCGGCCGAAGTGACGACGCTCCTCGGCAAGGGCAAGCCGACGGTCCAGCGCCTTGCCGCGAACCACTGCATCGCCTCGGCCAATCCAGGCGGCTCGGCCCTGGTCGGCATGACCAGCAAGCATGGCACCAAGGAATCCTTGGGCAACATCATGGCGTCATCCACAAAAATCTGCACCGTGGTGCAGTTGCCGCAACTGGGCGCCAATGCCCACGCATCGTTTGCATGCAAGGCCCCGGCCAATACGGCAATGTCGATCAATTTTGTAAAGAACGGCACCCACGTCATGATGATCTACACGCCGCCTAACCGTGCCGCCGTCGAAAGCGACATCAAGGCGCTGGAGGTTGTGACAAAGCGGGCATTTGACCGCTTCTGA
- a CDS encoding thioredoxin family protein — protein MSQPLDPWNDAGILAKRLQLPGFRLLIVIGAEAWCTRCRTIRPDFDSLAASAKADEIWLWLDVEDHAQFLGDYLPENLPMMLVYDGDKLVSSAFLNNASALRVKSMEPLDYEDKNLLIDPGIRSRLISEDWASE, from the coding sequence ATGAGCCAACCGCTTGATCCATGGAATGATGCCGGTATTTTAGCAAAACGCTTGCAGTTGCCCGGCTTCCGCCTTCTGATCGTCATTGGTGCCGAGGCGTGGTGTACCCGATGCAGAACGATTCGTCCAGACTTCGATTCATTAGCTGCAAGTGCCAAGGCCGACGAGATTTGGCTTTGGCTTGACGTGGAAGATCATGCGCAATTCCTCGGGGACTATCTGCCCGAAAATTTACCCATGATGTTAGTCTATGACGGTGATAAATTGGTATCGTCTGCATTTCTAAACAATGCATCTGCGCTGCGCGTGAAATCCATGGAACCGCTCGATTATGAAGATAAAAATCTTCTCATCGACCCGGGAATTCGATCTCGGCTCATATCCGAAGATTGGGCGTCGGAATAA
- a CDS encoding HEAT repeat domain-containing protein yields MRLQKNQNVIPAMVRRHVEDTAFYWSQNDVSDRSPRLHLSDLNRFNATLQAHLDGIEVAGVGAWPIAMAMLERWKKPGEAFACAYVAFTTGEAAELEALVAKVQARPDELLRGVISALAWVPNHIARNVIERWTEHDSRPVTVVAALRAFSLISSQITSSVSSANGDTWIRMPLHEFLTSSDAHVRAAACRVAANYDDDEQIKERLKDALKDPDFSVRARASIAVARLAKRGAYRSRPSEHINEDLTIQSAETLWQCIVSQVAVLNQATGWYANQAKRRLNRWVEHLAWMVTSGSSHVSEILRVMPARTALRFVAYHGDTDHLGFVTKQMADPRTARYAGWVWQVITGVDLVASGLVIEEPSSADSALKAVQIDDDFGLPLPNSTVVSDYRITHCPGQRCLNGHVVTLRSMLEIMESGSQAVRSIASQHLQSLDPDFFVSVRAPAVIQIKTIDQLQELMHLEGLHEPTA; encoded by the coding sequence ATGCGCCTACAGAAAAATCAGAATGTCATTCCGGCAATGGTACGCAGGCACGTTGAGGACACTGCTTTTTACTGGTCTCAAAACGATGTTTCGGACCGCTCGCCCAGGCTTCACCTCTCGGACCTCAACCGTTTTAATGCTACGTTACAAGCGCATCTTGACGGAATCGAGGTCGCCGGCGTCGGCGCTTGGCCGATTGCCATGGCGATGCTCGAACGATGGAAGAAACCAGGCGAAGCGTTTGCTTGCGCGTATGTTGCTTTCACAACAGGGGAAGCGGCGGAGTTAGAGGCACTGGTTGCTAAAGTCCAGGCGCGCCCGGATGAGCTGTTGCGTGGCGTCATCAGCGCGCTTGCGTGGGTTCCGAACCATATAGCTCGCAATGTGATTGAACGGTGGACAGAACATGATAGCCGGCCGGTCACGGTAGTCGCTGCGCTTCGTGCATTTAGTCTGATCAGCAGCCAAATTACATCCAGCGTATCGTCGGCGAACGGTGATACATGGATTCGGATGCCGCTACATGAATTTTTGACGAGCTCCGACGCCCATGTGCGGGCAGCGGCGTGCCGCGTCGCCGCAAACTACGATGATGACGAGCAAATCAAGGAACGCTTGAAAGATGCACTGAAGGATCCCGATTTTTCCGTTCGTGCCCGGGCCTCAATTGCGGTTGCACGGCTTGCAAAAAGGGGCGCTTATCGTTCCCGTCCAAGTGAACATATCAACGAAGACCTTACCATTCAGAGCGCCGAAACGTTATGGCAATGTATCGTGAGTCAAGTGGCCGTGTTAAACCAAGCCACTGGGTGGTATGCCAACCAAGCGAAACGACGCCTTAACCGATGGGTGGAGCATCTGGCATGGATGGTTACATCTGGAAGTAGTCATGTATCCGAAATTCTGCGCGTAATGCCTGCGCGCACTGCATTGCGTTTCGTGGCCTACCATGGCGACACCGATCATCTCGGGTTCGTTACAAAGCAAATGGCAGATCCGCGAACGGCGCGCTACGCCGGCTGGGTATGGCAGGTTATCACCGGCGTGGATCTTGTCGCATCAGGGCTCGTTATCGAGGAACCATCCTCCGCCGATTCCGCCCTCAAAGCTGTCCAGATCGATGATGACTTTGGGCTCCCTCTGCCCAACAGCACAGTTGTTTCTGATTATCGCATAACACATTGTCCGGGGCAGCGCTGCTTGAACGGGCATGTGGTTACGCTCAGGTCCATGCTCGAAATCATGGAATCGGGCAGTCAAGCTGTTCGCAGCATTGCCTCTCAGCATCTTCAATCCCTGGATCCGGATTTTTTCGTTTCTGTCCGGGCTCCAGCAGTTATTCAGATAAAAACCATAGATCAGCTACAGGAACTGATGCACTTGGAGGGATTACATGAGCCAACCGCTTGA
- a CDS encoding DUF4150 domain-containing protein: protein MNTRVYANDNQICSKAADGQSSAFADPCWSPPAPGAGPVLIPYPNTAYAKQLEKGSTTVFICGTPVALKDVSYLANSTGNEPATPLFKKGNKTGVIKGKAYFTQWSSNVKFEGLNVCRHNDTMTHNHR from the coding sequence ATGAATACCCGAGTTTATGCCAACGACAATCAAATTTGCTCGAAAGCTGCGGATGGACAATCATCGGCATTCGCGGACCCATGCTGGAGCCCACCCGCACCGGGCGCGGGGCCGGTATTGATTCCATATCCCAATACCGCGTATGCCAAACAACTCGAAAAAGGAAGCACGACGGTATTTATTTGCGGGACACCAGTAGCGCTGAAAGACGTCTCATATTTAGCGAACAGTACTGGCAATGAACCGGCAACTCCATTATTTAAAAAAGGAAATAAGACCGGCGTAATCAAGGGGAAAGCGTATTTTACTCAGTGGTCATCAAACGTGAAATTCGAAGGATTAAACGTCTGCAGGCATAATGACACGATGACACATAACCACAGGTAA
- a CDS encoding DUF2169 family type VI secretion system accessory protein — MDIQVASKHLIAQISTSLDVDGREHLVIVIKGTWLIPEAGQRPRPIASSPLLPSDKFVGDPGQSAMICGDDFARYKPRCDVLFDSCAHAPDGKEVQELTVACQVGPMKKGIKVVGPRQWRKLLGMYTLTKTMPFTSMPLHYGHAFGGTRTYEKGWGDKPQILTETMLSNPAGIGWGGKRTGGDLDGEPAPNLHALDDNISSPTGNYKPVALSAVARHWTPRTQYTGTYDKHWEEEICPFLPEDFDERYHQCAPEDQQIVYPKGGEDVILRNMMAGRPDVRFKLPRLDELQVRILRTDYSTDMLVPVVDTLFFETEKGSFSAVWRTSVPIRRRIQEFSALAVGPVDPAWWERKKTGADGCHGCAGETDENEGIA; from the coding sequence ATGGACATTCAAGTCGCATCAAAGCATTTGATTGCACAGATCAGCACGTCCCTGGATGTGGATGGACGAGAGCATCTCGTCATCGTCATCAAAGGGACATGGCTCATTCCCGAGGCAGGTCAAAGACCGCGGCCGATTGCGTCATCGCCACTGCTCCCGAGCGATAAATTTGTAGGCGATCCGGGGCAAAGTGCCATGATCTGCGGCGACGATTTTGCACGGTATAAGCCGCGTTGCGATGTTCTGTTCGATTCGTGCGCGCATGCTCCCGATGGGAAGGAAGTGCAAGAGCTGACGGTTGCGTGTCAAGTTGGGCCAATGAAAAAGGGTATTAAAGTCGTCGGTCCGCGTCAATGGCGCAAACTTTTGGGAATGTACACGCTTACCAAGACAATGCCTTTTACAAGCATGCCCTTGCACTACGGGCATGCCTTCGGCGGCACCCGCACGTACGAAAAAGGTTGGGGAGACAAGCCTCAGATCCTTACCGAAACAATGCTGAGCAACCCAGCCGGAATTGGATGGGGAGGAAAACGCACCGGGGGCGACCTCGATGGCGAGCCCGCCCCTAATCTCCATGCGCTTGACGATAATATCAGCAGCCCGACCGGCAACTACAAACCGGTGGCGTTATCTGCAGTGGCCAGGCATTGGACGCCACGCACCCAATATACAGGTACCTACGACAAACACTGGGAGGAAGAAATTTGTCCTTTCCTTCCGGAGGATTTTGATGAGCGGTACCACCAGTGCGCGCCGGAAGATCAACAAATTGTCTACCCCAAGGGAGGCGAAGACGTCATTTTGCGAAACATGATGGCAGGGAGGCCGGATGTGCGGTTCAAGCTTCCCCGATTGGACGAGCTACAAGTGAGAATTCTCAGAACCGACTACAGCACCGACATGCTGGTGCCGGTGGTCGACACCCTGTTTTTTGAAACGGAAAAAGGCAGCTTTTCAGCGGTATGGCGAACAAGCGTGCCGATCCGGCGCCGCATTCAGGAATTTTCAGCGCTGGCCGTTGGCCCGGTTGATCCAGCATGGTGGGAACGGAAAAAAACCGGGGCCGATGGCTGCCACGGATGTGCCGGAGAAACCGACGAAAACGAAGGGATCGCATGA
- a CDS encoding DUF6484 domain-containing protein, whose product MQSKLHAPATASTLGLNEGQTEQLLHDVIVQTSHQPRRADGIAVGTFDAIGDDGIALVSIPTFGLTRIAARTISPLDPGQIGQAVALGFESGDPQRPIILGFMLAAPSAAPRPSTDVLLDGERVELRAEHEIELRCGEAALILSADGRIQLRGTYITSQASATHRILGGSVHVN is encoded by the coding sequence ATGCAATCGAAACTCCACGCTCCCGCTACGGCGTCAACGCTCGGGCTGAATGAAGGCCAGACCGAACAACTGCTGCACGATGTGATTGTTCAGACGTCGCACCAGCCAAGGCGAGCGGACGGCATTGCTGTCGGTACGTTTGACGCAATCGGCGATGATGGAATAGCACTTGTCAGCATTCCCACATTTGGACTGACGCGTATTGCCGCCCGTACAATCAGCCCACTGGACCCTGGCCAGATCGGCCAGGCAGTCGCCCTCGGATTCGAATCTGGCGATCCTCAGCGTCCGATTATCCTCGGGTTCATGCTCGCGGCCCCATCAGCCGCACCGCGCCCGAGCACAGATGTACTTCTCGACGGTGAGCGTGTCGAACTTCGCGCCGAGCACGAAATCGAACTCCGATGTGGCGAAGCAGCCCTCATCCTGAGCGCCGACGGCCGCATCCAGCTGCGGGGAACCTACATTACCAGCCAGGCAAGCGCGACACACCGCATTCTGGGCGGCTCGGTTCACGTCAATTAG